One stretch of Amycolatopsis tolypomycina DNA includes these proteins:
- a CDS encoding AraC family transcriptional regulator, whose product MCLGLKVAAHHHFRELVLLRRVRDRIDTEYAQPLDVEALACIAGLPVAVFVRRFQDAYGLSPHDYRRAAEAIRNREAPAARSKVA is encoded by the coding sequence ATGTGTCTCGGCCTGAAGGTCGCCGCGCACCACCATTTCCGCGAGCTGGTATTGCTGCGCCGCGTCCGCGACCGCATCGACACCGAATACGCACAACCCTTGGACGTCGAGGCGCTCGCGTGCATTGCCGGCCTGCCCGTCGCGGTGTTCGTCCGCCGTTTCCAGGACGCTTACGGCCTTTCGCCGCACGATTACCGGCGGGCCGCCGAAGCGATCAGGAATCGAGAAGCCCCGGCAGCGCGCTCGAAAGTAGCGTGA
- a CDS encoding MFS transporter, which yields MLLVAMPVQTLSLHGDVPKAIAIGVVEAAPFVLSTVLALAIGLGRVRLRPRTLLVADCVLRSGTFAVLGVLAVTGRLILPVLIAGLFFGATFRLAGSSSRRLLATSAAGEAGRFSVNGLLGLNTTFALYIAGPVLGGVVVATAGAGFALFVDAGGALILLAATLACVPRGTESRDALRDGGTHESGWRILRRRPVAARLLVVEFFFNFLYMPVEVALPLYVSGSLHAGASGLGMLWGALGVGAFLGAALVSRLRNLPQRPLLVAIIGLWALCPIALAVTGDLTVALLVFGLGGLVYAPFTPVAYSFLQSGLAPGEQQQVVTLWTTGATVAAPLGLALGGPLIELTGSTGGLVLSGVLTLLLLPIAARAVLGRRTHEGTPSCVSA from the coding sequence ATGCTCCTGGTGGCCATGCCCGTGCAGACGCTCTCCCTGCACGGCGACGTCCCGAAAGCGATCGCCATCGGGGTCGTGGAGGCCGCGCCGTTCGTCCTGTCCACCGTGCTGGCACTGGCCATCGGCCTCGGCCGGGTCCGCCTCCGGCCGCGCACGCTGCTCGTCGCCGACTGCGTGCTGCGGTCGGGCACCTTCGCCGTCCTCGGCGTCCTGGCCGTCACCGGCAGGCTCATCCTGCCGGTGCTGATCGCCGGGCTGTTCTTCGGCGCGACCTTCCGGCTGGCCGGGTCGAGCAGCCGCCGCCTGCTGGCGACGTCGGCCGCGGGCGAGGCCGGCCGGTTCTCGGTCAACGGCCTGCTCGGGCTCAACACGACGTTCGCGCTCTACATCGCCGGCCCGGTGCTCGGCGGGGTGGTCGTGGCGACCGCCGGCGCGGGCTTCGCGCTCTTCGTCGACGCGGGCGGGGCGCTGATCCTGCTGGCCGCGACGCTCGCGTGCGTGCCCCGCGGCACCGAGAGCCGGGACGCGCTGCGCGACGGCGGCACCCACGAATCGGGCTGGCGGATCCTGCGCCGCCGCCCGGTCGCCGCGCGGCTGCTGGTCGTCGAGTTCTTCTTCAACTTCCTGTACATGCCGGTCGAAGTGGCGCTCCCGCTGTACGTGAGCGGCTCGCTGCACGCCGGCGCGTCCGGTCTGGGGATGCTGTGGGGTGCGCTCGGGGTCGGCGCGTTCCTCGGCGCCGCGCTCGTCAGCCGGCTGCGGAACCTGCCGCAGCGGCCGCTGCTCGTCGCGATCATCGGCCTCTGGGCGCTGTGCCCGATCGCGCTCGCCGTCACCGGCGACCTCACCGTGGCCCTGCTCGTCTTCGGCCTGGGCGGGCTGGTGTACGCGCCGTTCACGCCGGTGGCGTACAGCTTCCTGCAGTCCGGGCTCGCCCCCGGGGAGCAGCAGCAGGTCGTCACGCTGTGGACGACCGGCGCCACGGTGGCCGCCCCGCTCGGGCTGGCCCTGGGCGGGCCCCTGATCGAACTCACCGGCAGCACGGGCGGTCTCGTGCTGTCCGGCGTGCTGACCCTCCTGCTGCTCCCGATCGCGGCCCGGGCGGTGCTCGGGCGGCGCACCCACGAAGGGACTCCGTCATGTGTCTCGGCCTGA
- a CDS encoding VOC family protein, with amino-acid sequence MDVTIHSSFLPHTDPEASLAFYRDLLGFEVRQNVKYGDMQWITVAPPNQPDTSIVLTPVAATPGLTDDERRMIAEMMAKGTYASVNLATKDLDALFAKLEAGGAEVVQEPVDQPYGIRDCSFRDPAGNLLRIQELR; translated from the coding sequence ATGGACGTCACCATTCACTCGAGCTTCCTCCCGCACACCGACCCGGAAGCCTCGCTCGCCTTCTACCGCGACCTCCTCGGCTTCGAGGTCCGGCAGAACGTCAAGTACGGCGACATGCAGTGGATCACCGTCGCGCCGCCGAACCAGCCCGACACCTCGATCGTGCTGACGCCGGTGGCCGCGACGCCGGGCCTGACCGACGACGAACGCCGCATGATCGCCGAGATGATGGCCAAGGGCACCTACGCGTCGGTCAACCTCGCGACCAAGGACCTCGACGCGCTGTTCGCCAAGCTCGAAGCCGGCGGCGCCGAGGTCGTCCAGGAGCCGGTCGACCAGCCCTACGGCATCCGCGACTGCTCCTTCCGCGACCCGGCGGGCAACCTCCTGCGCATCCAGGAACTGCGCTGA